From the genome of Vigna angularis cultivar LongXiaoDou No.4 chromosome 11, ASM1680809v1, whole genome shotgun sequence, one region includes:
- the LOC128194845 gene encoding uncharacterized protein LOC128194845 codes for MSREKTDIILKVVVKHFLIEKEVTSTLVMDSLHSGLKALEGQTKNQKAKVKWLDAEEIPAPIVHVEKDMFVLVDYVLLLLERAAIEPLPPKDEKCPQNRTKNHCEHGGDGTGAASSTLHSFFFFCTFVKRLKLSSSSSPSSTTVVASGLTGIVVSSLPFFIRFFHLVGGVLLFLLHSSQIWFPMKDLARRVTAFGIGQSNRRAMQHRVFILPFLC; via the exons ATGTCTAGGGAGAAGACAGATATAATTTTGAAAGTAGTTGTAAAGCATTTCTTAATTGAGAAAGAGGTCACTTCTACTTTGGTAATGGACTCCTTGCATAGTGGATTGAAGGCTCTTGAAGGCCAGACTAAAAACCAAAAAGCTAAAGTGAAATGGCTGGATGCTGAAGAAATACCAGCACCAATTGTTCATGTTGAGAAAGACATGTTTGTACTGGTGGATTATGTTTTACTGCTACTTGAAAGGGCTGCAATAGAACCATTGCCTCCTAAAGATGAAAAGTGCCCTCAAAACCGGACAAAG AATCACTGCGAGCATGGTGGCGACGGTACTGGTGCGGCCAGCTCCACTCTCcactccttcttcttcttctgcacCTTCGTCAAACGGTTGAAGCTGTCGTCATCCAGCTCTCCTTCATCGACGACAGTAGTTGCTTCTGGCCTGACCGGCATCGTTGTGAGCTCCCTCCCTTTCTTCATTCGATTTTTTCATCTGGTGGGAGGGGTTTTgctcttccttcttcattcttccCAAATCTGGTTCCCTATGAAGGATCTAGCGAGGCGTGTCACCGCATTCGGTATCGGTCAGAGTAATCGTCGTGCGATGCAACATAGGGTTTTCATCCTCCCTTTCTTGTGctag